A segment of the Labrus mixtus chromosome 15, fLabMix1.1, whole genome shotgun sequence genome:
GGACCGCCTGCAACATCTACTCCACTCAGAACGAGGTGGCCGCTGCTCTCGCTGAAACTGGTGAGAGCCTCTCTTTTGTAGGCAGACGTAAGGTTACATGTTTTCTTGGATAATGGTTGATTGTAGCTAAGTTGCTTCACATCACCATTATCAAGTAGAGGAGTAAGAAATGATTGGTGCACTTCAGAATACAGatattgtgttttgtgatcAATTCAACTGGTGGCAGTGGTTTAGTTTTGTTTCAACACCCTAACTTCAGCTGTTTGACCTTTCCGCTCCGATTTAACAACATAAACTGAGACTGGAAGAAGTTAAGAAATGCTAGGAGGGTATACACAAAAAACGACATTACCCAAGGAATAGGTTGGATAACAAAGGGCAGAGTTAACAATATCAGGTTTATCTAAATGTTTGATATCGCTTCACCAGATTCATCCTAATAcacagccattttttttatgtgtaaataCCGATAACTTTGTTACCTGTCATCGTTGTATGTTTAcaactcaaaaataaaaagaacaacaaatatTTATCCTATAAAAGATCTTAATGTAAGTGTTGCTGTGGACCCTTTTccttgaatttaaaaacattttgagtttcaACTTAGCTTTCTTAGCTTCACTCAGGCTAATTTACGGTTAACATGAACTGTAACCAGTGTCTTCAATGCTTTTAAAATGACTGCTGCATGTATGTATGGAATAGGTTGCTGTGTGATGAAGTGTGATGAACACTAATGCAATATGTGAAGAAACcattctgtgcatgtgttttcactttgtaaAGCGTAGCTAATGGTCCTGTTGGACATGCAGCTGCCGGGTCCTTTCTCctctgacaggtgtgtgtgtgtgtttgtatgttttgtgtcATCCAGGGGTGCCTGTGTTTGCCTGGAAGGGCGAGTCAGAGGATGACTTCTGGTGGTGCATCGATCGCTGTGTCAACACGGAGGGCTGGCAGGCCAATATGGTATCTACCTGACGATCCCACGATTCATCTAACACCAACCTTTGTCTGCTGTCTTTTATCTGTTCTAAGACTAGGCTCCACCACACGATCATAACAGTGGAGGTAATCTTCAGATCTCTGTTTGCGTCTTAGATCTTGGACGATGGCGGAGACTTGACCCACTGGGTGTACAAGAAGTATCCCAGTGTCTTTAAGAAGGTGCGAGGTATCGTGGAGGAGAGTGTAACTGGGGTGCACAGGTGAGATTTCAAGTATCGATTCTAGTATTTGTTGGTCAGAAATATCTTGGTTACCTGCTTGGCACATGAACATTGAAAGATGATGCAAACCAAGCTTCCTGATGAAGGATTCCCTGTCTGCACTACACTACACTAATGCAATTGTATAAGTAATGGCAGAATCAATACACAGTGATAGGGTAGCTTTGAAAAGTGAGCCGCCTGATGTGACTGTAGCGTGTGTGAAAAACACGACAGAGCTGTACAGGTCACTGCTGCTGTGCACGTACGTCTCTCAGTGGAATCAATTAGTCAGACGCTGCAGAAAAGGAGAAGGTCACACAGGAGTGTTGTTTGTGGATAatatgtgtgtgctgtgtttgtgtgtctgcctcaACATGGTTTCCCATGTGTCCTCTCAGATTGTACCAGTTGTCTAAGGCTGGCAAGCTGTGTGTCCCCGCGATGAATGTGAACGACTCGGTCACCAAGCAGAAATTCGACAACCTTTACTGCTGCCGCGAATCCATCCTGGATGGGTGAGGAGAAAAATCATCGAGAAAAACAGTTGACAGTGTTTGCAAACAcacctctgctgctttttttcacagtttgaacagttttttttaatatctggATGTGCAGTGGATAAAAGTGTCATCTTGTCTCGTGTCTGCCAGCTTGAAGAGGACCACAGATATCATGTTTGGAGGAAAACAAGTCGTAGTATGCGGTTATGGAGAGGTGAAtcattgctttaaaaaacacaacaaaagtaaCCTTAGCTTCACAGTTGCAGGAGATCTGTTATTCCATATTTGTGCTTACGACTGTTACACTGTCCTGTGGTGTGTAGGTGGGGAAAGGCTGCTGCACTGCTCTAAAGGCCCTTGGAGCCATTGTGTGCATCACAGAGATTGACCCCATCTGTGCCCTGCAGGCATGGTGAGTCACTATCCATTAACATTCAGCAGCGCTCTGTTAATGTGCTTTCCTGAGTTGTGCTTTTGTCTCTATGTTGTGCATTTTTTAGGCTGTGATTctaaaattactttttattctcaccatttattttgtttaggtTTGTTAAtatcacatctttttaaacGACCATATTCTGTTTGATCATTATCCATCCCGTCTCTTAAACTCTCTTCACAATGATTGTATAACCTACTctgtaaatctttattttagatGTTCATTTTATCAGTGtattgttatttgttgttttgatctCTGCtgtgtaaggtgaccttgagtgcttTTAAAGGCgccatgaaataaaatgtattagtatgtatgtattattattattattattatatctctgtgtgtttttatacagcATGGACGGCTTCCGAGTGGTCAAGCTGAGCGAGGTGATCCGACAGATGGACGTGGTGATAACTTGCACTGGTATTGTCCCCCATGCAGTGACAAACATTACTTCTGCTTCAGGAACCATAGTGTTTCCAGCTAAATGAATAAATGCCTTACATACGTAGTTATCATAGTTTAAGgccaaaaacacaactttacaTCTGAATGTTAAAATTTTTTGCTAGCTGACAGAAATCACaaattttttttgatttggatTCCTCTGCAATCACAACACATTCTCATCTGTAACAATGGCTCTGCTAAGACATCACACTATgtctccttttatttatttgtttttttcaaaaggtaACAAGAACGTTGTGACCAGAGAACAGCTTGACCGAATGAAGAATGGTTGCATCGTCTGCAATATGGGACATTCTAATACTGAGATCGACGTGGTAATGTGTTCTGTTATTACTATTAGAGCTTTTCTCCAGTCCACATTGTTTACTTCCCCTGACCAAATGTAATATGTCTTGATTTCAAGTATCGATCAGTCATGTGAACATTGAATCAAAGTCAATGCTACAGTGTTCAAAATAATACTGCCACTTTCTGATTCTCTTCATACTGTGACTATTGTATGTAGATGGTAAGAAGCCACTTAGAAAATTAGGTGTCTGAAGCTGCCTTTTAAAAGCATAAATAGAAGCTGCAGAGTGTGCGTAGGAAAAGGTTTCCAAAGTGTCAAATCCACAAATTCAAAGGCACGATCACCTTTTGTATTCAGTCGGACAAGAGGGACAACATGTAAACCCCGGTAAGAAGCCCTGAGGGATGTATAGGTGATGTAGGGATGGAGTCAGAGATACACTTCATGGTGGCTGATCATGCAGGGCTTTAAATATAAAGGACCTTAGAAAGAATTCTGAATTTGACTGGAATTAGCATGACAGGATATCATACAGGAGACCCCAAATCCTTAAGACACAGTTACTCTTCTTCATCTTAAACTTTGGTACTAGTCTTTGTCTGAATTATCTTGATTTATTCTCCATATATCCTCTAAATGTTACCAAATGAAAGACACTCTTTGGGTTACATAAAACCCTCTTACCTTTGTTCTTTGTTGCGATCGTAGGACTGAGGTGTCTTTTCTGTCCTCAGGCGAGCCTGCGCAGCCCCGAGCTGACCTGGGAGAGGGTCCGCTCTCAGGTTGACCACATCATCTGGCCAGATGGAAAGAGAGTGGTTATGCTTGCAGAGGTGTGTAATCTGTT
Coding sequences within it:
- the ahcyl1 gene encoding S-adenosylhomocysteine hydrolase-like protein 1 isoform X3 yields the protein MALKHGHARERIQFANTEDKQEFSKYPTKAGRRSLSRSISQSSTDSYSSAASYTDSSDDETSPRDKAQVNTHGSTDFCVKNIKQAEFGRREIEIAEQDMSALISLRKRAQGEKPLAGAKIVGCTHITAQTAVLIETLVALGAQCRWTACNIYSTQNEVAAALAETGVPVFAWKGESEDDFWWCIDRCVNTEGWQANMILDDGGDLTHWVYKKYPSVFKKVRGIVEESVTGVHRLYQLSKAGKLCVPAMNVNDSVTKQKFDNLYCCRESILDGLKRTTDIMFGGKQVVVCGYGEVGKGCCTALKALGAIVCITEIDPICALQACMDGFRVVKLSEVIRQMDVVITCTGNKNVVTREQLDRMKNGCIVCNMGHSNTEIDVASLRSPELTWERVRSQVDHIIWPDGKRVVMLAEGRLLNLSCSTVPTFVLSITATTQALALIELFNAPEGRYKQDVYLLPKKMDEYVASLHLPNFDAHLTELSDEQAKYMGLNKNGPFKPNYYRY